The genome window CACGGACTTTTCCCGTGAGGCCTCGGCGCTGATGGCCTCGATGGGCAGATAGTCCTCGATCACTCGGCGGTCGTCGTAACACCTCATTTTTTCTTCAGCCATGCGACGCCCCATCAAACAGGCTGCCACTGCCGGCAACCTGTCGATTCTCCACAACCGCGCGCCAGTTGGCCAGAAGTTTTATCAACGCGGCGTGTTCCGCCGGGGTGGTGGCGGCGAACTGGGCGGCGGCATCGGCGCTTTTGCCGGTGAGGGCGGCGCCGGCCAGGGCTTGCGCCACCATGCGCAGGCGGTCCTTGTTGGGATTGGCTTCGTCCAGGAAGTTGGCGAGCTTGCGGGGTTGGTTCTCCAGCAGCCACAGCGCACGGTGGAGCGCGTCCACCAAAGGGGCCGGCACGTCGGCATCCGTTCGTTGCCCCAGTTTTTCGTCCGCGCCCCGTTCGGTGAAATCACGCAAACGATAGCTGCCTTTCTTCTTTTCCACCAGGGCGTCCCGTCCATTGGAGAGTCCCTGGGGGCCATCCAGTTCCACGTTCTGGCCGTAGGTGAAGACGATGGCCTCCCCCGCCTCCAGTTCCGCCACTTTGTAGGCGTAGCGCCACAGGACGTAGAACCGGGTCGGGCCGTCCACTGTCGCGACGCCGGAACCGGCGACGCCGAAGATTTTCTTCAGCAGTTCTTCCAGCACCACCGCTTCCACCTGGGCCAGGAAGGATTCCGCCGGAACCGGCTCGCCGTTGGCGAACTCCACCCGGGCGAAGCGGGTGAAGGCGCGCAGGCCCGCGCCCACGGCGGCGATCACCAGATCCGCCCCCGCCACCCCCTTCTCCTCGGGACCATTGACGGGCCGGAATTGCGCCATGGGAACCAATGCGCCGTACACCGCCGCCCGGCACGCCACCAGGGGCCGGCGCGCCCACCACAGATGCAGGGTGGAGATGTGCCCCTTGCGCACGGACTTTTCCCGTGAGGCCTCGGCGCTGATGGCCTCGATGGGCAGATAGTCCTCGATCACTCGGCGGTCGTCGTCCTGGCTCATGCGTTCATCATCTTCCCGTGCGTCCCCTTCCCAGGGGGGATTGCCCGAAGCGTGCTGCCACGCCACGGTCTCCAACAGTTCATCCAGATTCGGGCGTCCCTCCACGGTCCGCCCCAGGGGCCGCGCACCGCTCTCCAGAAAATAGCGGTTTCCGGCGGCCCGCGCGATGTGCGATCCGTAAAGAATGACGAACAGGGGACGTTTCAGTGCCCGGGCCGCCTCCGCCGCATGGAAGGTTCCGCCCCCCTCGCCGGATTCAATCACCACCATGGCGTGGGCCAGTTCGGCGATGAAGCGGTTGCGTTTGATGGGCATCCAACGGGCAAAACCCACCTCCGGCGGAAAAGTCGAGGCAATCAACACCCGCCCCTCATCAAAGGCGGGCTGCAAGTCCTTGTGCAGCCGGAATCCGTTCAGCCCCCTGGCCGGGACTACCGTGGTCACGCCGCCCGCCGCGATGGCCGCCCGATGCGCCGCCATGTCCACTCCCCGGGCATGGCCGCTGATGATGTTGATCCCCCGGGCCGCCAGCGCACCGACATATTCCTCGGTGACCTTCAATCCCACATCGGATACGTCCCGTGTTCCGACAACGCCGACGGCGGGTAGACTCAGTACATCTTCATTTCCCTGCAGGTGAATGGTCGCCTTGGCCACATCATCACGCCCGATCCATGATGGCATCCGCCGGAATCTCGAAGAATCACGCCTCGGCCTGGGCCATCATCCCGGCGCCCCTGGATTCACTTCACGAACGATACATCCAGAAGATGTACCGCGCAGGAAATGCACGGATCATAGGCCCGCAGGAGCATTTCCATGTTTAATGTCAGTTCTTTTTCCGACATGAGGGGCAACATTCGCGGCACGAAGGCTTTCATGTCCTGTTCGATGTTGTTGACATTCTGGCTGGTGGGGATGATCGCGTTGGCATCGCAACACCGGCCATCCCGGTCGAAGGTGTATTCGTGGAAAAGAATGCCCCGGGGAACCTCGACGGCGCCGGCGCCCTGCCCCTCCCGCGGTTGATGATCGATCGGTTCCTCGCGCAGGCCGTTTTCCAGAAGGGTGGTCATCATCGCGAGGCTGTCGTGGGCGCAGTGGATGATCTCGACCACCTGGGCGCAATTGTTCATGTAGGGATTGAAGCAGGGGACACGGAGACCCAGATCATGGGCGACTTGCCGCGCTTCCGGTCCGAGTTGTGCAAAATTGTTGTTGACCCGCGCCAGGGCGCCGACGGCGTAGGAATCGCGGTGCCAGCGGGACCAGCGGCTGGTCGAATGGGGGACGGTGAATTCGTTGGTCACCTGGCGGTAGTCGGCGACCGGGACCGTGGCGCGGGTATCGGAACTGTAGATTTCGCCATCGTACAGGGCATATTCGTCGGGATGCTTGAGCGAAACGAATTCGGTTTCCCGTTCGAAGGGGGGTATGTTCAACGTTTTGACGATGGCAACGGTTTCGTGAAGATCGGGAAGGGCGTCCTGGAGCCGTTGCCGGAGCTGGGCGATGGCTTCCTGGTCGGGAAGCCTGCGCCATCCCTTGAGGGTGTTCGCCATGGGATGAAGGGTTCGCCCTCCCAGGACGGCGGTATAGTCGTTGGCGAGCTTTTTCAGGCGCAGGGCCCGTTTGACGACCTCGGGGTGGGTCTTGACCAGAGGGAGAACGCTGGGGGCGCCGACGAAATCGGGAATCGCCAGAAAGTAGACGTGCAGGATATGGCTTTGCAGAAACTGGGATTGGTTGAGCATCTTGCGCAGCAGGACGGTCTGTGGCGAAACCTCGATCCCCTGGGACGCCTCGACCGCCTTGGTGGCGGCCAGTTGGTGGCCGACACAGCAGATGCCGCAAATCCGTCCCACGATCCAGGGGATTTCATCGGGCCGCATGCCGCGGGTGAAACTTTCGAAAAAGCGGTTGGCCTCGACGATGGACAGTTTGACCTCTTCCACCACCCCTTCGCGGACGTTGATGCGAATGCTGCCGTGTCCTTCGACACGGGTGACGTGGTGAATGTCGATATTGCAGTCGAGGGTGGCGAGGGTCATCGTGATTTCTCCCAAAATGGCGTCTGGGTGCCACCGAAAAGGTGGTATCGGTGTTGGATGTCGGTGTCGGAGAGCCCTTTTTCTCGAAGCAGGGCGCGATGGGCTTCAAGGTTGGCATGCGGCAGAAGACCGCGGCATCCGTCGCAACGATAGCCCTGGGTAATGCACAGGGCATGGCATCCGCCCCAGGTGATCTGCCCCATGCAGGTGTCGCCGCGATCGAAAACACATTCGTTTTCGTTCATCTTGCATTCGACGCAGACGGCGTTGGCGGGAACGTGGGGGATCGTCCCCTGAAGGAGCGATTGGACAAGTGCCAAAAATTCATCCGCCACCATCGGACAGCCGCGCAGTTGAAAATCGACCGTGACGATTTCTCCGACCGGACGCACCCGGGTATGGGACCACAGGGGCCAGAATTCCGGATCGGTCTGAACGCGGTTGCGGTCCGTTTCGCCGTAGACGCGGCGATAGTTTTCCGCCGGAGCGATCCGATTGGCGCGGGCCTGGACATTGCCGTTGCAGGCGCAGGCCCCCATGGCGACCAGAAAAGTGCTTCTGGCACGGATGTCTTGCAGGCGCAGAAGATCCTGTTCGCGGTTGATGCTCCCTTCGATGAAGGCGATGTCGTAGCGCGGGGCGGTTTCCGAAAGCGCTTCGCGGAATTCGACGAGTTCGACCTGGGTCAGAAGGTCCAGAAGAATTTCCTCGCAGTTGAGGAGGGCGAGTTGGCACCCTTCGCAGCTGGCAAAATCGAAAAAGGCGACTTTCGGTTTCATTGCAGGGCCTCCTGAAGGGTGCCGATGCGGTCGAAGCGGAAGACCGGACCTTCCTGACAGCAGCAGACCCGATTGATCTGGCAATGACCGCAACGACCGACGCCGCATTTCATGCGCCGTTCCAGATCGACGTAGATGCGGTGGAGGGGCAGACCGCGGGCGACGAGTTCCATGATGACAAACTTGTACATGACCGGAGGGCCGCACAAAGCGACGATGGTGCGTTGTGGATCGAGGGGCAAGGTGGCAATGGGGGCGGTGACGAGGCCTACCTGACCATTCCAGGGAAGGTTGGCGGTTTGATCGACAAGGCGGATGACCGATACAGGGCGTGCGGATCCGGAGGCGGCCCAGGCTTCCAGTTCCTCGCGATAGAGTTCGTCGGCAGGGGTGCGGCAGCCGCTGATGATGGTGATGGAACCGTAATGGTCGGGTTGGGCGATCAGGGGCAGGATCAGGGAACGCAGCGGAACCAGGCCAAGACCGCCGACAATGCACAGGACATCCTGGCCGCGAAAGGTTTCAAGATCGAAGCCGGAGCCGAATGGACCGCGAATGCCGACCTGATCCCCCGGTTTGAGCCGGTGCAGGACCCGGGTGAGGCGGCCTGTCTCGCGGATGACCATTTCGAGGAAGTTGTCGTCGCCTGGGCCGGAGGAAATGGAAATGGGCGCCTCGCCGATTCCCAGGCGGGAGAGCATGACAAACTGTCCGGGTCGATGACCCAGAGGTTTGGGCAGTTGGACCTTGAAATAGTTTTCCCGCGCCGTCATCCGACGGATTTCGAGGATTCTGGCCATCCTGGGGATATGGGGTTCCCAGTCGTGATCCTGGAGGGGGCGATCCGGCGATACCGTGTTCATGAGCGGGTCTCCTCCGGTTGGGCAAGATCCAGAATGATGGAGAAGATGTCGATGTTGGCGGTACACTGGCGACCGCAGCGACCGCAGCCGACACAAAAAGAATGGTCCCCAAACCGCCGGGGCAGGTAATCAAACTTTCGTTCGACCCGATGGCGCTGGCGGCCTGCCGGAAGGGGGCGAAAATTGTGGCCTCCGGCGACTTCGGCAAATCGGGGGAGCATGCAGGCATCCCAGGTTCGAACACGTTGACCGTATTGTGGATTTGTCAGGCCGGATTCATCACGGGTATCGAAGCAGTAGCAGGTGGGGCAGACCAGGTTGCAACTGCCGCAGGAAAAACAGCGTTGCACATGGCGTTCCCATATGGGGGATGACCATTGGGCGGCGATGGTGGCGGCAAGGTGTTCCATCGGTCGAGGAAATTGCCGTCCAAAGGGTTTGGGACGCGCCGCTTCGGCCTGTATCCTGTGCGGTCGGGCATCGGGACAGGGGTGAAAAGATTCGCCATCGATCAGGGACGCTCCCGCCTCGGACTGGACCTCCACCAGAAAAGAATCGCCGATGGGCGTGAGGAAAAGATCGGCGTTGCCACGCCAATTCAGAGAACCGACCGCCTCGCAGAAACACCGTTCATCGCAGGGGTGCGGACAGGCAATGGCGATGAGGGTGGTTGGGTCTCTTCGGGCACGGTAGTGGGGGTCTTCCGGGGGATGACGATGAACCCGATCCATCAGGTCGATCGCCTTGAGATCGCAGGGGCGAACGCCGGCCAGGATTCTCGAAGTCGGGTCCACGACCGGTTCGATGACGGGTTCACCCGCATCGTCGGGATGGAAACGGAAAAGGGTTTCCACGGCGGGCAACAGTTTTTTTCCGGGGGGGACGATGGTGGGGTGGTAGTCTTCGAATGACAGTTCCGAGCGTTCGTGAACCGCCAGGAAACGCCAGCCCGAACGTCCGGCCCGTTGTGGAAAAAACACCGGTTTCCTTCGCGCCAGCCCCCGGAGCCAATGGGGTGCGGCCTCTTTGTGGAGCCAAAAAGCGTCCATCGCGCCACCTTTCCGATCGGTGTGTGGGAAGCGCCGGAAGTCGATGGCGCCACAACCGCGCAATCGACGATTCCCGAAGGCTGTCCCTCCTTGTTTACCGTTATCAGCATATCATTGCATGTGGCGTAGATTAAGAAATTTCTCCTTTCTCATGAATTTTACCGTGAAAAATCTCGCCCTGACGTAACCGTTCAGACCCCGTCTTCTCAAGCCAAAAGCGGAAATCCAGGATTTGCCGAGCCTCCCTGGATCCCCGCTTTCGCTTAGGATGACGTTTGTCAAAAAAAAGGGGGGGGGTAAACGGTTACACTGATCCGGGCATTTGATGCCGCAGGGCTTGACTGATGACATCTTGGTAGATTATTATGCGCCATGCATGCCTTTAGGCATGCATGGCGCATAATATCCTGATCAAAATGGAAATGGCACGGACCGATGGAATCCTCCCATTCTGTTGAACAAACGGCAGACCCGTTCATGCCCCTGGTAACCGTGGAACACAATCAGACGCTGTTCCACCTTGTCAATTCAAATGTGTGCTGGAACTCACATGCAAGTGAACATGCAACGGCCAGAAAAATCGAATACGAATGCGGGGAACATGGCGTAACGATACCAGGCTGCCGGTACTTCTACGCCGGACATGGCCTTGATCGATATGGTGAAGTCGTCTTTGTCTATGAACCGCCGGATGAAATAAACCTATGTGGGTCGGCCAATCCTTTTGATACCGGAGCATTGTTCCTTGGCAGTATGGAACCTTTTGCCAAAAAGACCACCAAAAAAGATCGCTGCCAGTTCATTGATATGACCAAAATCGACATCTCCTCTTGGCGAAAAGAATTTGGCGTATTCATAAATCGGTGCTATGATGGCGATGTATTGTCTTATCTGAATGGGGCACGACCGAAAGAACCAGACGCATGGGGCAATCCCAATCTGCCTTCAAAAAATGCGGCCAACACTGAATTATGCGCATGGGTCTGGGAAATACGCATCGAAGAAAAACATCCCATCGAACAGGGACTGTTTGCCTGGAGCTGTCCCGTCGATCAACACCAATTCATCACACGCACGATCAACGACATGAAAGGAAACGTCAAACCACCAAAACGTGCTAAAAATCTTGGAACTTTCTCCAAAAAGTGGATCAGACCCGGTATCACGGAAACGCCCTGCGAAGCGATTCAGCAACGAATCATCCGTTTATTTTCGGAACGAAAGAAACCCTCTTCATGAACCCGTCGGACACATTTCCCGCCGTTGGCATTTTCAGTTCCGTAGAAACGCCCTGCGCACTCAAACGTGTGCTCCTTCGGTTATCGGACGATCCACTGAGGTTCGGCAGTCCTGCACCATCCACCGGTCGCGAACAGCGCTACGATCAGGATGAATTCACCATGATGCTCCAGGAAGGTCGGATCACGGCATTGGAAAATGAATGTCCTGTACAGCGTCACGACATGGCTTTCTTCGCCCGGCCCTCGTTCCTGCTCACTTATGAAAAGGTTTGCGAAGAACCGTTCCCCTGGTCATCTTTCGATCCCATCGTGGTCAAGACACCGGTTGATCCCGAAGAGGAAAAACAAAATTTTCCAATAATCCTTCAAGATACAACGGAACGCTTGACAAAAGAGAACAAAGTTTTGGCAATACTGGGTTCACCGGAAACGCTGATTGCGCTTTTTGAAAGAGCCACGCAAAATATTTTGCATCACGGGCAACGAACCGGTTGTCGGTATTTAAACCATGCCCAGGATTCCCAGGCATGGCTGGATGCTTTGGACCGCATGAAAGAGATTGGATGGCTGGCGACTTTTTGCAGCAACAGCAATGATCCCGACTTGTTGATCCAATCTTATCTCCTTGTCTGTCTTTCCTTCTACGAACGAGGCGCCTTGGATCTTATTGAAGACCTGTACGAAACCGGTCTTCATCCTTTCGCCCCGGAAATTTCCTATGATGAATTTTTTGATCGTGTCCGTCGGTTGAGAAAAAATTTGCATGCCATGCATGAAGATGGCATCTGTCGGTGCAAAGAGACCAGAACTGGTAGTAATATTATTATCTTTCCATCATCTTCACGGCCATCCTACGGAGATTTGCCTGCACACACCTCTGACCATCTATCTCGAACGAATGGAACAATCCACAACCCAGGCAGATCAAAATCGGTCCGCATACATGAGCATCGTCCATGAAATTCTACAGTTTTTTTTCTTTCAAGGGCGGCGTTGGCAGAACAGCCTTGATGGTCAACATTGGGGCTTACTGGGCCAATCGTGGCGAAACGGTGTTGATGATCGACATGGACCTGTCGGCACCGGGGTTATCCTATTCGCCACTTTTGGGTGATTATCTTCATGCAGAGGGTCGAGACAACGGTTTCAGTGATCTTTTGGCGGTCTATTATCGGGGGCGGAACAAAAATCCCAATGAACTTCATTTCATGCCTCCTCACCTGTTAATGCAGGAAATTTATCCGCCGGACAAGAATGGAATGCCCTTGAAGGGTAAACTCTGGGAAAAGGGTGGTCGTCTTCTGACCATCAGGGCCGGAACCGCATATGTTCCGTATCCTGCGACCAATCCGGAACAACAAGAAAATCCGCGGAGACCAACCCATCAGAATCTCTCTGACCACGCAGACAAGACAAAATCCCTGACCGTCATCAAGGACATTCCTCCCGAAGACGGTCGGGGCGAAGAAGAGACTTTGGAAGAATTTTCATTGCGTGCCCTGGCGTTTGCCATCAAGGATGACCTGAACTCATGGAATGGAAACGGTCGTTCCATCGATCGGGTGCTGATCGATTGCCGTACCGGTTTGCCTGAACTTCTGGAATTGAGTCTCGGTTATCTTTCCTCGCGCATGGTCATGGTCGTCGGACTCAATGAACAAAACCGGGAAGGGATGCGTCAATTATTGACCGCCCTGCAAAAACGTATTCCCCTCGGAGAATTTCCGGGCGCCTTGCGGGTGGTCTTCTCGCCAGTGCCACGGACCGATGACGAGGACAACGTGATTGCGGCATTGGAGGAAAGCAGAACGCTGTTAAACTCCCTGATGCGCATCGACCCGCGCAACGATGAACGGGAAAGTCCACCCGAAGATTCTCTGTTGCACTATACCCCCCGGTTGGCGACCGGGGATGCCCCCCTGGTCACGACCCACCCGCACCTTCTTTATGTCAGCGAAGTACGCGAAGTTGCCAAATGGTTGGAAGGTACCTTCCGCACCGCCAGCGTCGTTGAAGGATTCAAAGACAGGTTGGAGGAAGCGGGAGCGTTTCTGAAGCCCGGGGGTTTGACCGGTGCGTCTGGTTCCCCGACAAACCGACGTGCCAACCCGGCGGTCGGTCTTCCCCGCTGGTTTTGGCCCCTGCCCCGGGAAGTACAGGAACATACCGAACGCCGTACCAAAAAATGTAACGAATTGATTACATTCAGTCCTGACATCAACGTGGACAAGGATGTGTTCCTGACCAAACTGTCCTGGTCGGTATCCCTTGATACCGTCGAAAAACAACGAGTTATTAATACGGCTAAATTGTTCTCCCAGGAACAGGTCGATAGACTGTTGGAACTTTACGATTGGGAACGCCAAAAGTTCGCCGCTCTGGCAGAAGATCAATGGGAAGTATTTTTGGCCACCTGCTGGTCCCGTCAAAAAGACTGGGCCGAAATTGTGGATGGCATCGCAGGAGTCAAACGGTTTCTTACCGCACCCCTCACGGGAGAACACCTGCATCCTTCGTGGGAAATGTGGCCCGGATACTGGACCAACATTGCCGACGCACTGTCAAAGCAGGATCCTGTTCAAGCAGAGCGCGCTTATCAACGTGCCATCGCTGCTGACCCAAACCATGCAAACAATCTTGGTAATTTCGCAAGTTTCTTGTTGACGAGGAAACGGCGGGAAGAAGGGCTGGAACGGTTGCGAACCGCGTTTGATCTGTCACCGCAGGAACATCAACTCCGGTTGGAGCTGTGCTACTATGCCATCGTCCATGCCCCGGATCGCTATCCGGAGGCGCTTTCGACCTTGAAACGATTGCTTCTTGACGGCGTTCGTTCACCCGGATGGGATTTATCGGGACATGTGGCCATCGCCCGCGAACAAAACGATCCCCGGACGGAACTGCTGGCACAATTAGCTGCGGTCATCAGCGACGGCGCGGACCTGGCCTCACTGAATCATATTCCGCTTTGGCACGAAATCCACCCACGACCCAGCCCATAACCGGAGAAATCTGGCAAAAAACCCTGCCCAATCATCACGGCCACAGCATGATGCCCTTCGGGCAAAAAAGTCAAAGGCAAAGTCAAAAACATTGGGGGCTTCGCCCCCAAACCCCCACTGGGAAGGGGAAACCCCTTCCCAGACCCATCCTGATGACTATAAAGACCACAAACACCACGACCGAAAAATCCAGCCCGCTCATCACGGCCACTGGTTCTCACCCGCATCGGTATAACCGCCATCATTGTCGGCATCGTGAAAACGCGCCCCGGTCGAAGCCAGGGCCAGTTTGCCATCGTTTGCCTGCCCCAGAAGAGGGGTGGCCTCGACGACAAAACAGGTGGCGACCGGACAGGCAGTGCCCAGAACGGTCGCCGCATTGGCCGCGGAAAGAATCGTCGCCGAATAATACCCCTCATCGGAGGTCTCCGGATCGGTCAATCCCAGAGACGACATGCTGCTGGTATAGGTCATGTTTTCCGTAAACCAGCGTTCCTGAAGATTGGCGACATGCAACAACAGGCCCTTGCCGTCCGAACGTCGCCCCTTGATAACCGACTCCATGTAACTGGGAACGGCCACGACGGCAAGGATCGTCACCACCGCCAGGACCATCATCAGTTCGATCAGTGTAAAACCGCTCTTCACGTTTTGTTTCATTGAAATAATGTCATCCTTGTTGTGACCGAACCAACAGGCCCGATCAATCGAATTCGATCTCCCGCCAGGACACCCGGCCATTGGGTGGCGAAGGGAGGGTGATTTGCGTCCGGATCAACGATCCGGTGGACATCTGGGTCACGACCGTGGGATTGGATGAGCCACTGCCATAATGGATCACCGGCGTCGATGCAATACCGGTCCCCAGGCTGATCGATCCCTGGACGATTTCATGATCCACCCCGCCATCGTTCAGGGTATAGGTGCCCATCGACGCCGCCGGACAGGCGGTTCCGGTCGCATAACACAACGCATTCAAAGTGCTCGTCCCCTCGGCGGAACATGTGTCGGTCGGCGGGGTATACAGGGAAAACAGCGCCAGGCGTTCAACCTGCTTGATCTGTGACAGGCTCCGTTCACTGGGATTGCCGCCATTCACGGTAAAACTTCTGTACCATCCGTCCTTGGTGCCGATGAGCGTTTCAAGATCGGTATAGGTCGTCACCCCGGTCAGGACACTACCGATGTCCAGTACCTCTTCGTCGGAATCGACCAGAACGCCGCTGACGTTTTGCACATTGGCCGAGGCGATCTCGCCAATGGTTTGCGGTTCCTTGAGACCGTAGAGAACCTGTTGGCCCGAAGTCGAATTGTCCGAGGTGGTCCACAAACGACCCGTTCCCGCCACAAGCCAACGGTCGCCATTGGCGTCCCGCACCGCCAGGGGACGCGCATTGAACGGCTTGTCCGGATTGAAAAAGGAGGAGACCGACGGACTGAGCCAATCGCTGAACTCCATGCGCAACAACCGTCCCGTCTGACTCAGGTCCAACGAATCACGGCCATCGGTACCCAAATAGACCGAGTCGGTCACAAAATCATGATTCCAATCGACCGCGACGACATTGGGAACAAAACTGTTGGCGATACCATCGCTGCCAACGGTCGAAAGATCCAGAGGACCGAATCCCGTCTTCCAGGTTTTATTCACCAGGTCATAGG of Magnetococcales bacterium contains these proteins:
- a CDS encoding DNA-processing protein DprA, giving the protein MPSWIGRDDVAKATIHLQGNEDVLSLPAVGVVGTRDVSDVGLKVTEEYVGALAARGINIISGHARGVDMAAHRAAIAAGGVTTVVPARGLNGFRLHKDLQPAFDEGRVLIASTFPPEVGFARWMPIKRNRFIAELAHAMVVIESGEGGGTFHAAEAARALKRPLFVILYGSHIARAAGNRYFLESGARPLGRTVEGRPNLDELLETVAWQHASGNPPWEGDAREDDERMSQDDDRRVIEDYLPIEAISAEASREKSVRKGHISTLHLWWARRPLVACRAAVYGALVPMAQFRPVNGPEEKGVAGADLVIAAVGAGLRAFTRFARVEFANGEPVPAESFLAQVEAVVLEELLKKIFGVAGSGVATVDGPTRFYVLWRYAYKVAELEAGEAIVFTYGQNVELDGPQGLSNGRDALVEKKKGSYRLRDFTERGADEKLGQRTDADVPAPLVDALHRALWLLENQPRKLANFLDEANPNKDRLRMVAQALAGAALTGKSADAAAQFAATTPAEHAALIKLLANWRAVVENRQVAGSGSLFDGASHG
- a CDS encoding Ni/Fe hydrogenase subunit alpha, translating into MTLATLDCNIDIHHVTRVEGHGSIRINVREGVVEEVKLSIVEANRFFESFTRGMRPDEIPWIVGRICGICCVGHQLAATKAVEASQGIEVSPQTVLLRKMLNQSQFLQSHILHVYFLAIPDFVGAPSVLPLVKTHPEVVKRALRLKKLANDYTAVLGGRTLHPMANTLKGWRRLPDQEAIAQLRQRLQDALPDLHETVAIVKTLNIPPFERETEFVSLKHPDEYALYDGEIYSSDTRATVPVADYRQVTNEFTVPHSTSRWSRWHRDSYAVGALARVNNNFAQLGPEARQVAHDLGLRVPCFNPYMNNCAQVVEIIHCAHDSLAMMTTLLENGLREEPIDHQPREGQGAGAVEVPRGILFHEYTFDRDGRCCDANAIIPTSQNVNNIEQDMKAFVPRMLPLMSEKELTLNMEMLLRAYDPCISCAVHLLDVSFVK
- a CDS encoding FAD/NAD(P)-binding protein, with the protein product MNTVSPDRPLQDHDWEPHIPRMARILEIRRMTARENYFKVQLPKPLGHRPGQFVMLSRLGIGEAPISISSGPGDDNFLEMVIRETGRLTRVLHRLKPGDQVGIRGPFGSGFDLETFRGQDVLCIVGGLGLVPLRSLILPLIAQPDHYGSITIISGCRTPADELYREELEAWAASGSARPVSVIRLVDQTANLPWNGQVGLVTAPIATLPLDPQRTIVALCGPPVMYKFVIMELVARGLPLHRIYVDLERRMKCGVGRCGHCQINRVCCCQEGPVFRFDRIGTLQEALQ
- a CDS encoding 4Fe-4S dicluster domain-containing protein, which gives rise to MDAFWLHKEAAPHWLRGLARRKPVFFPQRAGRSGWRFLAVHERSELSFEDYHPTIVPPGKKLLPAVETLFRFHPDDAGEPVIEPVVDPTSRILAGVRPCDLKAIDLMDRVHRHPPEDPHYRARRDPTTLIAIACPHPCDERCFCEAVGSLNWRGNADLFLTPIGDSFLVEVQSEAGASLIDGESFHPCPDARPHRIQAEAARPKPFGRQFPRPMEHLAATIAAQWSSPIWERHVQRCFSCGSCNLVCPTCYCFDTRDESGLTNPQYGQRVRTWDACMLPRFAEVAGGHNFRPLPAGRQRHRVERKFDYLPRRFGDHSFCVGCGRCGRQCTANIDIFSIILDLAQPEETRS
- a CDS encoding AAA family ATPase, with the protein product MKFYSFFSFKGGVGRTALMVNIGAYWANRGETVLMIDMDLSAPGLSYSPLLGDYLHAEGRDNGFSDLLAVYYRGRNKNPNELHFMPPHLLMQEIYPPDKNGMPLKGKLWEKGGRLLTIRAGTAYVPYPATNPEQQENPRRPTHQNLSDHADKTKSLTVIKDIPPEDGRGEEETLEEFSLRALAFAIKDDLNSWNGNGRSIDRVLIDCRTGLPELLELSLGYLSSRMVMVVGLNEQNREGMRQLLTALQKRIPLGEFPGALRVVFSPVPRTDDEDNVIAALEESRTLLNSLMRIDPRNDERESPPEDSLLHYTPRLATGDAPLVTTHPHLLYVSEVREVAKWLEGTFRTASVVEGFKDRLEEAGAFLKPGGLTGASGSPTNRRANPAVGLPRWFWPLPREVQEHTERRTKKCNELITFSPDINVDKDVFLTKLSWSVSLDTVEKQRVINTAKLFSQEQVDRLLELYDWERQKFAALAEDQWEVFLATCWSRQKDWAEIVDGIAGVKRFLTAPLTGEHLHPSWEMWPGYWTNIADALSKQDPVQAERAYQRAIAADPNHANNLGNFASFLLTRKRREEGLERLRTAFDLSPQEHQLRLELCYYAIVHAPDRYPEALSTLKRLLLDGVRSPGWDLSGHVAIAREQNDPRTELLAQLAAVISDGADLASLNHIPLWHEIHPRPSP
- a CDS encoding type IV pilin protein, translating into MKQNVKSGFTLIELMMVLAVVTILAVVAVPSYMESVIKGRRSDGKGLLLHVANLQERWFTENMTYTSSMSSLGLTDPETSDEGYYSATILSAANAATVLGTACPVATCFVVEATPLLGQANDGKLALASTGARFHDADNDGGYTDAGENQWP